A genomic stretch from Desulfurococcaceae archaeon MEX13E-LK6-19 includes:
- the rfbD gene encoding dTDP-4-dehydrorhamnose reductase, producing MKVLVTGASGLLGKKLVTELLANGHQVIAIYNRNPVPIEDPSLEKYRIDISDTVLLEDLILKKRPGVIVHAAAYTDVDGCERDKKKAWLVNVEATRSIVRAARVVRAHLIYISTDYVFDGERGYYKETDIPNPVNYYGLTKLIAEELVGSSDLLYTIVRPSAIYGIGGSKKSFAEYVAEKLSKGEKVYALVDQYVSPTLNTLLAKAVAEIVDMRPMGIFHVAGERMSRYEFAIKIAEKLNLPVDLVEKASINDMKHWLARRPRDSSLDTSKARRLLKTRFYDTNLALELFRNEWTAKTR from the coding sequence ATGAAGGTTCTTGTAACAGGTGCGAGCGGTCTCCTCGGCAAAAAACTTGTTACAGAACTACTAGCTAACGGACACCAGGTTATAGCAATCTATAACCGTAATCCTGTGCCAATAGAGGATCCTAGCCTAGAGAAATACCGGATAGACATCTCCGATACTGTTCTACTGGAAGACCTTATACTAAAAAAGAGACCCGGCGTCATAGTCCACGCGGCCGCATATACCGATGTTGATGGATGTGAACGAGACAAGAAGAAAGCTTGGCTCGTGAATGTCGAGGCAACACGTAGTATCGTCCGAGCAGCACGAGTAGTAAGAGCACACTTGATCTATATCTCAACAGACTACGTATTCGATGGAGAAAGAGGATACTATAAAGAAACAGATATCCCTAACCCAGTAAACTACTATGGACTAACAAAGCTTATCGCGGAGGAACTCGTAGGCTCAAGTGATCTATTGTATACTATTGTCCGTCCCAGCGCTATCTATGGCATTGGAGGGAGCAAGAAGAGTTTCGCAGAATACGTTGCCGAGAAGCTGTCAAAAGGAGAAAAAGTCTATGCACTAGTAGACCAGTATGTCTCACCAACACTAAACACCTTGTTGGCAAAAGCTGTTGCAGAAATAGTCGATATGAGGCCTATGGGTATATTCCATGTAGCTGGGGAACGTATGAGCCGTTACGAGTTTGCCATAAAAATAGCGGAAAAACTAAACCTGCCTGTAGACCTAGTCGAGAAAGCAAGCATCAATGATATGAAGCATTGGCTAGCCAGAAGACCCAGGGACTCAAGCCTGGACACAAGCAAGGCTAGACGTCTCCTCAAAACAAGATTCTACGATACAAACCTAGCACTAGAACTATTTAGAAACGAGTGGACAGCTAAAACAAGGTGA
- a CDS encoding dTDP-4-dehydrorhamnose 3,5-epimerase family protein gives MPLKNVKELWLPGMKLAEIERFIDERGMFHEIMRSDWKELLGDDVIVQSNMSITYPGIIRAWHRHLRGQVDYFFVAR, from the coding sequence ATGCCACTAAAAAACGTGAAAGAATTATGGCTACCCGGTATGAAGCTAGCAGAGATAGAGCGCTTCATCGATGAACGGGGAATGTTCCATGAGATAATGAGAAGCGACTGGAAGGAGCTACTAGGAGACGATGTCATAGTCCAGTCAAACATGTCAATAACATACCCCGGGATAATACGGGCATGGCACCGCCACTTGCGGGGACAAGTAGACTACTTTTTCGTAGCCCGATGA